In a genomic window of Tripterygium wilfordii isolate XIE 37 chromosome 8, ASM1340144v1, whole genome shotgun sequence:
- the LOC120003759 gene encoding spindle and kinetochore-associated protein 1 homolog isoform X2 — protein MDAKQAGSSLDSLMSSFNARITEIQELVIARNMYPASSVTDLSAVDAALKAMELQVQAIKDRLLEEAKAIPKAKQKKLQNMSSYVPSYLPERMTMSNVDTNKSLLPEASRQQPDRGFLKHEDKPEALPKERKGRGPPPLWYITKVELDSLSSYMRGRLTLEKVNAAIGDIAAYAESNAQLISAPKKKLAENIWEKALELRDIAMTESVKGKYFFLETDIKGPALKLDNTGKAILTVLRHLGRIAETRIGHHRVIILLKP, from the exons ATGGACGCCAAGCAGGCTGGGTCTTCGCTCGATTCTCTAATGTCATCGTTCAACGCTCGCATCACAGAGATTCAAGAACTTGTCATTGCCCGAAACA TGTATCCAGCGAGCAGCGTTACCGATTTGTCCGCAGTGGACGCAGCATTGAAAGCAATGGAACTGCAGGTGCAGGCCATAAAGGACAGGTTGCTCGAGGAGGCCAAGGCTATTCCAAAAGCCAAA CAAAAGAAACTGCAGAATATGTCTTCATATGTTCCCTCATATCTGCCAGAGAGAATGACAATGTCAAACGTGGATACTAATAAAAG TTTGCTACCCGAAGCGTCCAGACAACAACCTGATAGGGGGTTCTTGAAACATGAGGACAAGCCTGAAGCATTACCCAAG GAGAGAAAAGGTCGTGGCCCTCCACCGTTGTGGTACATTACCAAAGTTGAGCTGGACTCCCTGTCCTC GTACATGCGAGGAAGGCTCACATTGGAGAAGGTTAATGCTGCTATTGGTGACATTGCTGCATACGCTGAATCAAATGCACAGCTTATTTCAGCACCAAAGAAGAAGCTTGCTGAAAATATATGGGAAAAGGCCTTG GAACTAAGAGATATTGCAATGACAGAATCGGTAAAGGGAAAATACTTTTTCCTCGAAACAGATATTAAAGGACCAGCTCTAAAACTTGACAACACAGGAAAAGCAATACTGACT GTCCTTCGTCACCTTGGCCGCATAGCAGAGACACGAATTGGTCATCACCGGGTGATCATTCTTTTGAAACCTTAA
- the LOC120003758 gene encoding uncharacterized protein LOC120003758 isoform X1: MAKRDTSSDSDPETPENSCSEEEEETENGKGISSNAQAKHGISDYEKQRLERIAANRAKLQALGLPKIASSLMGSSASKMEKASKRKGKSKVAEDDEDYKPNYDDVEDGAEDDDNGDDECDEFQGSKSRSNSRGKKVKNKGPKYLQKFKALNNLSDKAYDDDDDDLMKAIALSLQDSGSASGAMHDSGPAWSSDARVIDATPNKRKGNACKEEDTGKRRRKKLQFSSRVKMTEDELVIHFFQFDEVGTGSLGIRDLRRVAAAHDFTWTDDELAVMINCFDGDGDGKLNLDDFRKIASRCKMIEGSEDS; encoded by the exons ATGGCGAAACGCGACACGTCGTCGGATTCGGACCCTGAAACCCCGGAGAATTCATGTtcagaagaggaggaggagacggAGAATGGGAAAGGTATCAGCAGCAATGCACAAGCGAAGCATGGGATATCGGACTATGAGAAGCAGAGGCTTGAGAGAATCGCTGCCAACAGAGCCAAATTGCAGGCTCTGGGCCTCCCCAAAATTGCGTCTTCTTTGATGGGGTCGAGCGCGTCCAAGATGGAGAAAGCCAGCAAGCGTAAAGGGAAGTCCAAGGTCGCTGAAGATGACGAGGATTATAAGCCCAATTACGATGACGTTGAAGATGGTGCGGAGGATGATGATAATGGCGACGATGAGTGCGATGAGTTTCAGGGGTCTAAATCTCGTTCTAACTCACGAGGAAAGAAG GTTAAGAATAAAGGCCCCAAGTATCTGCAGAAATTTAAGGCTCTAAACAATTTGAGTGACAAAGCTTATGACGACGATGATGATGACTTGATGAAG GCAATTGCTCTTTCACTACAAGATTCAGGGAGCGCTTCAGGTGCAATGCATGATAGTGGGCCTGCATGGAGCTCTGATGCCCGTGTTATAGATGCTACTCCTAATAAAAGAAAGGGAAATGCTTGCAAGGAGGAAGATACAggaaagagaaggagaaaaaaattg CAGTTCAGTAGTCGGGTGAAGATGACTGAGGATGAATTGGTTATACACTTCTTTCAATTTGATG AGGTTGGAACTGGGAGCTTAGGCATAAGAGATTTAAGAAGAGTGGCAGCTGCTCATGATTTTACATGGACAGATGATGAGTTGGCTGTTATGATCAATTGCTTTGATGGTGATGGAGACGGAAAG TTAAATCTTGACGATTTTCGGAAGATTGCCAGTCGATGCAAAATGATAGAAGGGTCCGAAGATTCTTGA
- the LOC120003758 gene encoding uncharacterized protein LOC120003758 isoform X2, producing MAKRDTSSDSDPETPENSCSEEEEETENGKGISSNAQAKHGISDYEKQRLERIAANRAKLQALGLPKIASSLMGSSASKMEKASKRKGKSKVAEDDEDYKPNYDDVEDGAEDDDNGDDECDEFQGSKSRSNSRGKKVKNKGPKYLQKFKALNNLSDKAYDDDDDDLMKAIALSLQDSGSASGAMHDSGPAWSSDARVIDATPNKRKGNACKEEDTGKRRRKKLFSSRVKMTEDELVIHFFQFDEVGTGSLGIRDLRRVAAAHDFTWTDDELAVMINCFDGDGDGKLNLDDFRKIASRCKMIEGSEDS from the exons ATGGCGAAACGCGACACGTCGTCGGATTCGGACCCTGAAACCCCGGAGAATTCATGTtcagaagaggaggaggagacggAGAATGGGAAAGGTATCAGCAGCAATGCACAAGCGAAGCATGGGATATCGGACTATGAGAAGCAGAGGCTTGAGAGAATCGCTGCCAACAGAGCCAAATTGCAGGCTCTGGGCCTCCCCAAAATTGCGTCTTCTTTGATGGGGTCGAGCGCGTCCAAGATGGAGAAAGCCAGCAAGCGTAAAGGGAAGTCCAAGGTCGCTGAAGATGACGAGGATTATAAGCCCAATTACGATGACGTTGAAGATGGTGCGGAGGATGATGATAATGGCGACGATGAGTGCGATGAGTTTCAGGGGTCTAAATCTCGTTCTAACTCACGAGGAAAGAAG GTTAAGAATAAAGGCCCCAAGTATCTGCAGAAATTTAAGGCTCTAAACAATTTGAGTGACAAAGCTTATGACGACGATGATGATGACTTGATGAAG GCAATTGCTCTTTCACTACAAGATTCAGGGAGCGCTTCAGGTGCAATGCATGATAGTGGGCCTGCATGGAGCTCTGATGCCCGTGTTATAGATGCTACTCCTAATAAAAGAAAGGGAAATGCTTGCAAGGAGGAAGATACAggaaagagaaggagaaaaaaattg TTCAGTAGTCGGGTGAAGATGACTGAGGATGAATTGGTTATACACTTCTTTCAATTTGATG AGGTTGGAACTGGGAGCTTAGGCATAAGAGATTTAAGAAGAGTGGCAGCTGCTCATGATTTTACATGGACAGATGATGAGTTGGCTGTTATGATCAATTGCTTTGATGGTGATGGAGACGGAAAG TTAAATCTTGACGATTTTCGGAAGATTGCCAGTCGATGCAAAATGATAGAAGGGTCCGAAGATTCTTGA
- the LOC120003756 gene encoding phosphatidate cytidylyltransferase 4, chloroplastic-like, with the protein MASLIEIDRYNWIPLSVTSLSACPCRPLWKKTLRLTRRCSKVSLGIVFDGSNGIYRVRSNGFLANRRLITAVARAESDRLGEDNAKEDVFMGHTLPMKEDSAQEHRQKVSQLRKRVVFGLGIGIFVGGVVLAGGWVFTVFLAAAVFVGSREYFELVRSGGITKGMTPPPRYLSRVCSVICALMPILTLYFGQIDVSVTSAAFVVAMALLLQRGNPRFAQLSSTMFGLFYCGYLPCFWVKLRCGLAAPALNTRIGGAWPILLGGQTHWTVGLVATLISISNIIAADTCAFIGGKAFGRTPLTSISPKKTWEGTIVGLGGCIATSVILSKVFSWPASLLSAIAFGFLNFFGSIFGDLTESMIKRDAGVKDSGSLIPGHGGILDRVDSYIFTGALAYSFVKIILPLYGV; encoded by the exons ATGGCGTCTTTGATTGAAATTGATCGGTATAACTGGATTCCGCTCTCTGTGACCAGTCTATCTGCTTGCCCTTGCCGTCCCTTGTGGAAAAAAACTTTACGTCTTACCCGGCGATGCTCTAAGGTCAGTCTTGGGATTGTCTTCGATGGATCCAATGGCATATATCGGGTTCGCTCCAATGGCTTTCTGGCGAACCGTCGATTAATCACGGCTGTGGCCAGAGCTGAATCAGACCGGCTTGGCGAGGACAACGCCAAAGAG GATGTCTTCATGGGACATACATTACCTATGAAGGAAGATTCAGCTCAAGAACATCGGCAGAAAGTGAGTCAGTTGAGGAAGAGAGTTGTTTTTGGACTTGGCATTGGAATATTTGTTGGGGGTGTAGTATTGGCTGGAGGATGGGTTTTCACAGTTTTCCTGGCAGCAGCTGTTTTTGTTGGTTCACGAGAATATTTTGAGTTGGTTAGAAGTGGTGGAATCACTAAAGGAATGACACCACCTCCTAGATATTTGTCACGCGTTTGCTCTGTTATCTGCGCTCTAATGCCCATACTTACTTT ATATTTTGGTCAAATAGATGTTTCGGTGACGTCTGCCGCTTTTGTTGTTGCAATGGCGCTGCTTCTGCAGAGAGGAAATCCAAGATTCGCCCAGCTCAGCAGTACCATGTTTGGACTATTTTATTGTGGCTATCTTCCTTGTTTCTGGGTTAAGCTTCGATGTGGTTTAGCAGCTCCGGCTTTAAACACTA GAATAGGAGGAGCATGGCCCATCCTTCTTGGTGGCCAAACACATTGGACTGTGGGTCTTGTGGCTACCTTGATCTCTATCAGCAACATAATTGCAGCAGATACGTGTGCTTTTATAGGTGGAAAG GCATTTGGTAGAACTCCACTTACTAGTATCAGTCCAAAGAAGACATGGGAAGGGACTATTGTTGGCTTGGGTGGCTGTATAGCTACTTCTGTCATCCTGTCAAAGGTTTTTAGCTGGCCAGCATCATTGCTGAG TGCAATAGCTTTTGGATTTCTCAATTTCTTTGGGTCAATTTTTGGTGATCTTACGGAGTCGATGATCAAGCGTGATGCAGGTGTCAAGGATTCTGGCTCTCTAATACCTGGGCATG GTGGAATATTGGATAGAGTAGATAGTTACATATTCACTGGTGCGCTTGCATACTCCTTTGTTAAGATCATCCTACCTCTCTATGGAGTTTGA
- the LOC120003759 gene encoding spindle and kinetochore-associated protein 1 homolog isoform X1, producing the protein MDAKQAGSSLDSLMSSFNARITEIQELVIARNMYPASSVTDLSAVDAALKAMELQVQAIKDRLLEEAKAIPKAKKLIDASLQQQKKLQNMSSYVPSYLPERMTMSNVDTNKSLLPEASRQQPDRGFLKHEDKPEALPKERKGRGPPPLWYITKVELDSLSSYMRGRLTLEKVNAAIGDIAAYAESNAQLISAPKKKLAENIWEKALELRDIAMTESVKGKYFFLETDIKGPALKLDNTGKAILTVLRHLGRIAETRIGHHRVIILLKP; encoded by the exons ATGGACGCCAAGCAGGCTGGGTCTTCGCTCGATTCTCTAATGTCATCGTTCAACGCTCGCATCACAGAGATTCAAGAACTTGTCATTGCCCGAAACA TGTATCCAGCGAGCAGCGTTACCGATTTGTCCGCAGTGGACGCAGCATTGAAAGCAATGGAACTGCAGGTGCAGGCCATAAAGGACAGGTTGCTCGAGGAGGCCAAGGCTATTCCAAAAGCCAAA AAACTCATTGACGCATCATTGCAACAGCAAAAGAAACTGCAGAATATGTCTTCATATGTTCCCTCATATCTGCCAGAGAGAATGACAATGTCAAACGTGGATACTAATAAAAG TTTGCTACCCGAAGCGTCCAGACAACAACCTGATAGGGGGTTCTTGAAACATGAGGACAAGCCTGAAGCATTACCCAAG GAGAGAAAAGGTCGTGGCCCTCCACCGTTGTGGTACATTACCAAAGTTGAGCTGGACTCCCTGTCCTC GTACATGCGAGGAAGGCTCACATTGGAGAAGGTTAATGCTGCTATTGGTGACATTGCTGCATACGCTGAATCAAATGCACAGCTTATTTCAGCACCAAAGAAGAAGCTTGCTGAAAATATATGGGAAAAGGCCTTG GAACTAAGAGATATTGCAATGACAGAATCGGTAAAGGGAAAATACTTTTTCCTCGAAACAGATATTAAAGGACCAGCTCTAAAACTTGACAACACAGGAAAAGCAATACTGACT GTCCTTCGTCACCTTGGCCGCATAGCAGAGACACGAATTGGTCATCACCGGGTGATCATTCTTTTGAAACCTTAA